Proteins encoded together in one Bacteroides zoogleoformans window:
- a CDS encoding EFR1 family ferrodoxin (N-terminal region resembles flavodoxins. C-terminal ferrodoxin region binds two 4Fe-4S clusters.): MILYFTGTGNSRWVAERLAEETKEKAINIAHLTEQKREITEKLMKGESFGIIFPIHSWYAPRILIEFLQQIHLPHQTYRYAVCTCGDDAGKGLQRLSGHFRLDAAWSVAMPNTYIPMFELDDDTLCFKKIEEARIRISSIAKDILAQKHVWEVHEGKAAWLKTYIVNPLFNRFVIHSKGFRSDEGCTSCSACVNSCPMNNIRLQEKHPVWGKGCIHCMACIHICPHEVIQYKNSTRQKGRYHLKKYLTRP, from the coding sequence ATGATACTTTATTTTACCGGAACCGGGAATTCTCGTTGGGTGGCAGAGCGTCTTGCGGAAGAAACAAAAGAAAAAGCCATCAACATCGCCCACTTAACAGAGCAGAAAAGGGAGATAACGGAAAAGTTGATGAAAGGGGAATCTTTCGGCATTATCTTTCCAATACATTCATGGTATGCTCCTCGTATATTGATTGAGTTCCTGCAACAAATCCATTTACCCCATCAGACCTACCGATATGCCGTATGTACCTGCGGCGATGATGCAGGTAAAGGCTTGCAACGTCTTTCCGGACATTTCCGTTTAGACGCAGCTTGGTCTGTAGCTATGCCCAATACATACATCCCAATGTTCGAGCTGGATGACGATACCCTCTGTTTTAAGAAAATAGAAGAAGCGCGTATCCGCATATCTTCCATAGCCAAAGATATCCTTGCACAGAAACATGTATGGGAGGTACATGAAGGAAAAGCTGCATGGCTGAAAACCTACATCGTCAATCCGCTGTTCAACCGTTTCGTGATTCACTCCAAAGGGTTTCGGTCGGATGAGGGTTGCACGTCTTGCAGCGCATGTGTCAATTCGTGTCCGATGAACAATATCCGCTTACAAGAAAAACACCCTGTCTGGGGCAAAGGGTGCATCCATTGCATGGCCTGCATACATATTTGCCCTCATGAGGTTATACAATATAAAAACTCAACCCGACAGAAGGGACGTTACCATTTAAAGAAATATCTGACAAGACCATAG
- a CDS encoding co-chaperone GroES has product MNIKPLADRVLILPAPAEEKTIGGIIIPDTAKEKPLKGEVIAVGNGTKDEEMVLKVGDTVLYGKYAGTELDVEGTKYLIMRQSDVLAVLG; this is encoded by the coding sequence ATGAACATTAAACCACTGGCAGACAGAGTACTGATACTCCCTGCACCCGCAGAAGAGAAAACAATTGGCGGAATCATCATTCCCGATACGGCAAAAGAGAAACCTTTGAAAGGTGAAGTAATTGCAGTAGGCAACGGAACAAAAGACGAAGAAATGGTATTGAAGGTCGGCGACACAGTGCTGTATGGCAAATATGCCGGAACGGAACTGGATGTTGAGGGAACCAAGTACCTTATCATGCGTCAAAGCGATGTGCTTGCGGTTTTGGGATAA